The sequence CTCTACATCCCGCAGCTGGCAACGATCTCGGGCACCTTCCCCGCGATGTTCCCTACGCACGTCAGGTTGGCCGGCCTGGGCATCGCGTACAACGTGTCGACGGCGCTGTTCGGCGGCATCTCGGCAGCGATCAGCGACGGCTGATCCAGCTGACCGGCAACGACCTGATGCCGGCGTTCTACATGATGATCGCCTGTGCGATCGACGCCGTCGCGTTGTACTTCGTCACCGAGACAGCGGGATGCGCCATCGGTGGTCGGGGGACACCCGGAGAACCGTTGCCGGCGAGCGTCGAGACCGGCGACCCGATCACCCAGCGCTCGAAGCCGTCGCCGTCGTGACGGCGTCGACGAGCAGTGCCACCGCATCCTCCAGATGCGCGACGATGGTGCGATCGACGAGCGCGACGTCGGACGCCTGGAACGCCTCGGCGATGGCGCGGTGTTCACTGACCTGCTTCGCCAGGTCGCCTTCGGCCGGCGGCACGGCGTTGAGGCACATCCGCGTCTCGGTGATGAGCGTCTCGTGCATCCGCGTCAGGTGCGGACTGTTGGCCAGCGAGACGAGAACCTGATGGAACTCCATGTTGTCGTCGAGGTGCTCGACCAACTGGGCACCGACCGCCACCGGGTCGTGCAGGAAGATCTCGGCCACGGCCGCGCGCTCCACGGCCCGACGCGCCAGGTACAGGTCACGGATGTTCTCGGCCGTGACCTCGGCGACGAAGACGCCGCGGCCGCGAACGGAGTAGAGCAGCCCCTCCTGGGTGAGCCGCTGCATCGCCTCTCGCAACGGGCTCCGGCTCACGCCGAACGCGTGCGCGAGCTTGCCCTCGATCAGCTGACTCCCCGGCAGGATCTCACCGTGGCTGATCGCCGCACGGAGCTTGTTCGCGATCAGCTCCGCCGTTGACTCCCGAGCCAGTGGCCCCAGGTGCGACTTGGACACGGACACGACGAAATCCACCTCGAAGACGAGTACCTGCGATCTCGGGTGAGGTCGCGGACGACATTATTGTCGACGATCGACAGCCAGATTACCGTGCTGACCGCCTGTCGCCCGCAGCAACCACTGGCCGTCCCCTGTCGCGTGCCGTCCGGCCAGCCGGGCAGCGGCCCACATCGTGGCCTGGTTGGCCGTGACCACCGGCTTGCCCAGCTCTTGCTCGAGCGGCGCGATGACGTCGTACGTCGCCAGGTTCGTACACGACACGCAGACCGCCTCCGCGTCCGGGCGATCGGCCCTGCGGATCAGGTCCATCGTGGTCTCCGGGGAGACGTTCTTGATGCCACTGCTGAGCCCCAGGTTCGTGCTGGCAGCCAACGTCATCCCGGCCTCGGCAAGGAAGCTCGCGAACAAGGCGGTGAGCGGATCGTTATACGGCGTGGCCGCCGCCACCCGGGTCACACCGAGGCTGCGCAACGCTTCCACGAGGGCGCCGCTCGTCGTGACCGCGGCCGGAGCCCCCGCGTCCCGCATGCCCTCGACGAGCTTCCGTTCGCCGACGTGGCCGCGGACGAAGCTGCACGACGTGCATGCGTACGCATACGCCGCAGCCTCGGTGTCCAGCAGACACCGCACGCTGTCCTCGACCGCACGGACCTTGCTGATGCTCTCGATCGTTCCGACCGTCGCATCGGCCGGGCCGTTCTCGACCCGCGCAGTCCTGGTGAAGTACAGCGTCACGCCCGGCGGCGCCCACCGCCAGAGCTCCCGGTCGTGCGCCATGTCATGTGGAACGACAACACCAACACCCACTGATCGTGCAGACCCGTCAACCATGCCCTCACTCTAGTATACAAACCGATTGTCGACAATCTGATTGGTCGCCGTGAATTGCGATCACGCTCCGCCGGGGTACGGGACGGTCTTGCGCGCGCGACGCAGCGCCTGCGCCCTCCATGCGCAGGCGCTCGAGCAACGTCTTGGCGTAGCCGGCCGCGTCGGCGTTCAGCGACGCGCCATCCTCCCAGGCGTTGTAGTAGTTGGGAAGGCGAGTCCGTCGCGAATGGTCACCGCGTGCAGCTCGGTCAGCACGTTCTCCAGGTGGAGCACCGCGTGTCGGCCGTCGGCGCCGTAGCTGACGAAGGCCACCGGCTTCGCCGTCCGTGCGTGAAGCCAGTCGATGAGCGCCTTCACCGAGGCCGGACAGCTGTGGTTGTACTCGGGTGTGGCGACGACGAACGCACGCACCTGCGCCACCCCCGCGCGAGGGGCATCCTCCGCGACTGGGGACCAGGTCGCCGACGAACAAGCCTTCGACCTGTGACTCGGCCCGTCGATATCCGCGAGACGCTGGAACTACCCGACCCGGACGCCCAACAACTGGTCGTGTTCCTACCCGCCGACGAAACCACGGCAACACGCTCCGCGCCGTCCGAGGTGTACGGGCTGTTGTGGAAGAGCCCACGACGGCTGGGTTATAGTCGCGGCCTAGCCGGCGGGGGGCCGGCTTTCGAAGGGGGACGCACGATGACGCCTACGCGCACGCCGTTTCAGGTTGTCCCGACTGCAGGTGGTTGGGAGATCAGGCAGGACGGTGTCGCCCTGCTCACGGTGCAGACCAAGCAGGTGGCGATCGACGAAGCCATTGTCCAAGCCGAGCTGACGAAGCCGAGCTCCGTCGCTGTGCTGGACGCCGCCGGCCGGGTCGAGGAGGAAGCCAACCTCGGCGACCCGTTACCGCAGGCGTCCCCTCGTCGGCGGCGCCAGCCCCCGGCCGAGAACGGCGACGAGCAGCAGCCGGCAGCTGAGCAGCAGGAGCAGGCAAGACAAGCCAGCTAGTCGCGTACGGGCCGCTCAGATCACCAGTTGGAGCGGTACGTAGCAGAGCGCTGCGACCGTACCGGCGCCTGGAAGCGTGCACACCCACGCGATGACGATGTTGCCCGCCACGCCCCACCGCACCGCGGACAGCCGCCGGGTGGACCCGGCGCCTGCGATGGCCGAGGTGATCGTGTGGGTGGTGGACACGGGGACGCTGAACACGAACGCGGTGGTGTACAGCACCGCGGCGCCGCTCATCTCGGCCGCGAAGCCCTGCGGCGGGTCCAGGTGGACGATCCGGCGGCCGAGGGTGCGCATGATCCGCCAGCCGCCTGCCCACGTGCCGGCCGCAAGCGCCACCGCGACCGAGAGGATCACCCACAGCGGTACCTGGAAGTCGTCCTGCATGCCGACGGTGACGAGCGCGAGGACGATGACACCCATCGTCTTCTGCGCGTCCTGCAGGCCGTGCCCGAGCGCCATCGCGGACGCCGAGATCGCCTGGGCGACCCGGAACCCGCGTCCGACCGGCCCCGGCGCACGGTTCCTGAAGATCCACGTGATGGCGAGCATCACGCAGAACGCGAGCGTGAACCCGATCAGCGGGGACGCGATCATCGGGATGACCACCTTCTCGCCCACGCCGGACCAGTGCACGGCAGTACCGGACGCGAGTGCGGCGCCGACCAGGCCGCCGATGAGCGCGTGCGACGATGACGACGGCAGCCCGAACGCCCAGGTAAACAGGTTCCATGCGATCGCACCGACGAGCGCGGCGAGCACCACCACCAGCCCGCCCTCGGTCGCCGGCGTAGCGATGATCCCGCTGCCGACCGTCACCGCGACACCCGTACCGAGCAGGGCGCCGATGAAGTTCATCACCGCACCGAGCGCCAGCGCGATCCGTGGCGTCAGTGCGCGCGTCGACACACTGGTCGCGATCGCGTTCGCCGCGTCGTGGAAACCGTTGGTGAAGTCGAACACCAACGCCACTGCGACGAGGAGGAACAGCTCGAACCACTGCACGCCGATCACCTACTCGGCTCGCGAGGCGGACGCCGTCAGGCGGTGGAGTTGACCTCGACGACGCACAGCCGGCAGGTGGCACCGTCCGGGCCATCGAAGATGGGGTGCTCGTCGGCCTCGCGTACGGTCACCACACCACGCTCGGCCATACCGTCCAGGTGCGCCTTGTAGCCGCCGGACTCCCAGACCCGCGCCAGCACCGTAGCCACGACGACTCCCCCGGCACGCACGACGCGGACGAACTCGTCGAACGCCGCCGGGCCGACGTGGCCGTCGGTCAGCGTGCCCACGCACAGCACCGCGTCGTAGCTGTCGTCGGCGAACTCCAGCGGCCGGGTGAGGTCGGTCTTCACCAGGTTGCGGTAGACGCCCCGCCCCCTGGCCCGCTCGAGCATGCCCTCGGAGATGTCCGCCCCGTCGATCGTCACCGACAGCCGCTCGTTCAGCGCCACACCCGCCAAGCCGGTGCCACACCCGGCGTCGAGTACCACCCCGACGCCCGGCGCGACGTCGGCCAACCGCGCCGCCGCGAGCCCCGGCCCGAGATACCCCAGGCCGTCGACCGTGTCGGCGTCATAGTTCCCGGCCCACTCGTCGTAGACCTCCTCGGCCTCGTCCACACCCTGGAGGTTGTAGACGCGCTGCAGCACCCGTTCCGGTGTCTCGGACACGCTTGATCACCCCATCGTCTTCGCGACCGCATCCCACGGTTCCACATCATGGCCGCGGGAGACAGGCCAACCATGGGACGTCGAGATTTGGTTAACCGTTGACAGACAACCCTACGGGACTCATCATGCTCGGAACCGCAATCGCACGACAGGGTGGTCGTGAGGATGAGCCAGCAGGCTGCAGCGTCGAAGCGTCGGTCGGGGACCAGCAGGTACGAGGAACCACCACTCACCGGCGAGGAACGGACGGCAGGTAGGTACCGCCCGCTACGGGTCGTCTCCCGGGTACCTCCGTACCTGGGCTGGTTGGCGTTCTTCGGGCCGGGGATCGTCTACGTGGCGCTGGCACAGGGCAGCGGCGAGCTGATCTTCTGGCCGTACGTGGTGGCCAAGTACGGTCCCGCGTTCCTCGGCCTGATCATCCCTGCGTGCTTCCTGCAGTACGCGGTCGCCGTCGAGATCGGGCGCTACACGGCGACGACCGGGGAGACGTTCTTCAGCGGCTTCCGACGGTTGCATCCGGTGTACTCGGCCGTTCTCTGGGTGATGCTCGCCATCACGTTCCTGTGGTTCGCGGGCTACGCGAGCGCGGGTTCGACGGCGCTGGTCGCACTGACCAACTTCCCACCCGGCCTCAGCCCGCGAGGGCAGACGCTGTTCTGGTCGTACTTCGTGGTGGTCGTGTTCACCCTCATCCTGGTGTTCGGCAAGGTCGTGTACTCGATCATCGAGAAGTTCATGGGGCTGGTGGCCGTGCTCACCGTGGTCGGTCTGGTGTTCGCCGCCTTCCACCCGGCTGTGCTGCAGGTGTGGCCGGAGTTCTTGGCACGCACGATGACCTTCCAGGTCTCGTGGCCGGACAACTGGGACCCCGCCGACGCGAGCGGCCTCACCTCGGCGCTCATCTTCGCCGGAGCCGGTGGCTTCTTCTCGGTCATGTACAGCTACTGGGCCCGCGACAAGGGAGTGGGCCTGGCGCGTTACGTCGGACGGATCACCAGCCCGGTCACGGGCGAGAAGGAAGCGATCCCCGACACCGGCTACCTGTTCACCGACACGGCAGAGAACCGCAAGAACTACAAGGGCTGGATGCGGTGGATCCACATCGATCCCGCCTTCGCGACGATCACGAACACTGTCACGCTGCTCATGACGTGCGTGCTCGCGTATGCACTGCTCTGGCCGAAGGGCCTCGTCCCCGAGGAGTTCGACATCGCGGTGGTGCAGGCCGAGTTCTTCCGCAACTCGTTCGGGCTGATCGGCGGCCTCATCTTCTTCTTCGTGGCCGCGTGTTTCCTCGCCGACACCTGGCTTGCGACGACGGACGCCGTAGCCAGGATGCACGCCGACTACTTCATCTCCAACTCCGCGCGGGTACGCCGCTGGGGGTTCAGGAAGGCGTACTACGTGTTCGTGGCCATCCTCGTCGTCATCAGCCTCGCTACGCTCCCGCTCGCCGAGCCTGGCACGCTGCTCACGATCGGCGGCGTGCTGAACGCGTTGGCGATGGCGATATACATCCCCGGGCTGATCTACCTGAACTACGTCAAGATCCCACGGCAGCTGCCGGGTTGGGCCCGTCCACGCAAGCTGTCGCTGGCCTTGATCTGCCTGTCGGGAGTCGCCTACCTGGCGCTCGGGATCGCGTACCTAGCCACCTTCTTGTGAGGCGCCTGTGAACCTGCTCAACCTGCTGTCCGCCCGTGCCGAGCCGATCCGCTGTGCGGTACTCGGGTGCGGGAAGTTCGCCACCATGTTCCTGAGCCAGGCCAGGCGGCTGCCCAACCTGCACGTGGCCGCCGTCGCCGACCTGTCGGCCGAACGTGCCCGGGTCGCACTGATGGAGGCGGGATATCCGGCCGAAGGGATCGGTTCGCCCTCGCTGCAGCGGGCGGTGGCCGAGGGCACCACCTACGTGACCGAGCAGTCCGGGGACCTGCTCGGCGCCTCCGGGATCGACGTGGTCGTCGAGGCCACCGGCGACCCGCTCGCCGCGACGGAGCACGCGGCTGCGGCAATCGACGGTGGCCAGCATGTGGTGATGGTCAGCGTGGAAGCCGACGTCCTCGTGGGTCCGCTGCTTGCGCAGCGGGCGGGTCGCAACGGTGTCGTCTACTCGATGGCGTACGGCGACCAACCGGCCCTGATCTCCGAACTGGTCGACTGGGCGCGGATCGTCGGACTGGACGTGGTCGCCGCAGGCAAGGGCACCAAGTACCTGCCCGAGTACCACTCCTCGACACCCGAGACGGTGTGGGACCACTACGGCTTCACCGTGGCGTACGCACGCGAGGCGCGACTCAACGCCGCGATGTTCAACTCGTTCCTCGACGGCACCAAGTCCGCGATCGAGATGGCCGCGGTCGCCAACGCCACCGGGCTCGTGCCGCCCGAAGACGGGCTGCGGTTCCCGCCCGCGGGAGTGGACGATCTCGCCGCCGTCTGCATCCCCGAGGCGGCCGGCGGCGCGCTGCCGCACTCCGGCACCGTGGAGGTGGTGTCCAGCCTGCACCGCGACGGCAGCGAGGTGGCCAGGGACCTGCGCTGGGGCGTCTACGTGACGGTGCAGGCACCGTCGGACTACGTCGCGCGATGCTTCGCCGAGTACGGTCTGTCCACCGACGC is a genomic window of Streptosporangiales bacterium containing:
- a CDS encoding GntR family transcriptional regulator produces the protein MSKSHLGPLARESTAELIANKLRAAISHGEILPGSQLIEGKLAHAFGVSRSPLREAMQRLTQEGLLYSVRGRGVFVAEVTAENIRDLYLARRAVERAAVAEIFLHDPVAVGAQLVEHLDDNMEFHQVLVSLANSPHLTRMHETLITETRMCLNAVPPAEGDLAKQVSEHRAIAEAFQASDVALVDRTIVAHLEDAVALLVDAVTTATASSAG
- a CDS encoding Asp/Glu racemase, translated to MVDGSARSVGVGVVVPHDMAHDRELWRWAPPGVTLYFTRTARVENGPADATVGTIESISKVRAVEDSVRCLLDTEAAAYAYACTSCSFVRGHVGERKLVEGMRDAGAPAAVTTSGALVEALRSLGVTRVAAATPYNDPLTALFASFLAEAGMTLAASTNLGLSSGIKNVSPETTMDLIRRADRPDAEAVCVSCTNLATYDVIAPLEQELGKPVVTANQATMWAAARLAGRHATGDGQWLLRATGGQHGNLAVDRRQ
- a CDS encoding DUF2188 domain-containing protein, which translates into the protein MTPTRTPFQVVPTAGGWEIRQDGVALLTVQTKQVAIDEAIVQAELTKPSSVAVLDAAGRVEEEANLGDPLPQASPRRRRQPPAENGDEQQPAAEQQEQARQAS
- a CDS encoding inorganic phosphate transporter, whose product is MQWFELFLLVAVALVFDFTNGFHDAANAIATSVSTRALTPRIALALGAVMNFIGALLGTGVAVTVGSGIIATPATEGGLVVVLAALVGAIAWNLFTWAFGLPSSSSHALIGGLVGAALASGTAVHWSGVGEKVVIPMIASPLIGFTLAFCVMLAITWIFRNRAPGPVGRGFRVAQAISASAMALGHGLQDAQKTMGVIVLALVTVGMQDDFQVPLWVILSVAVALAAGTWAGGWRIMRTLGRRIVHLDPPQGFAAEMSGAAVLYTTAFVFSVPVSTTHTITSAIAGAGSTRRLSAVRWGVAGNIVIAWVCTLPGAGTVAALCYVPLQLVI
- a CDS encoding methyltransferase domain-containing protein gives rise to the protein MSETPERVLQRVYNLQGVDEAEEVYDEWAGNYDADTVDGLGYLGPGLAAARLADVAPGVGVVLDAGCGTGLAGVALNERLSVTIDGADISEGMLERARGRGVYRNLVKTDLTRPLEFADDSYDAVLCVGTLTDGHVGPAAFDEFVRVVRAGGVVVATVLARVWESGGYKAHLDGMAERGVVTVREADEHPIFDGPDGATCRLCVVEVNSTA
- a CDS encoding flagellar biosynthesis protein FlgA, with the protein product MNLLNLLSARAEPIRCAVLGCGKFATMFLSQARRLPNLHVAAVADLSAERARVALMEAGYPAEGIGSPSLQRAVAEGTTYVTEQSGDLLGASGIDVVVEATGDPLAATEHAAAAIDGGQHVVMVSVEADVLVGPLLAQRAGRNGVVYSMAYGDQPALISELVDWARIVGLDVVAAGKGTKYLPEYHSSTPETVWDHYGFTVAYAREARLNAAMFNSFLDGTKSAIEMAAVANATGLVPPEDGLRFPPAGVDDLAAVCIPEAAGGALPHSGTVEVVSSLHRDGSEVARDLRWGVYVTVQAPSDYVARCFAEYGLSTDASGRFTTMYRPYHLIGLELTVSVVSAALRGEPTGTPAYLTADVVATAKRDLTAGDELDGEGGFTVFGMLTTAAASRASQLLPIGLARGARVLRPAPRGTPLSWADVEVPGDSLARRLRTELLQRSE